ATGTGGCCACTGAAGCTGAAAAAGATAGATTACATCACTAAAATCCAGTAGCAAAGTGAAACTTTTACTGAATGTCCAATGTGCAAGCACTTGGATTctcaaaatatatatagtagcaattataataattattaattatacatTCAACCATTGAATTTGCTACAGCTGCATTTTTATCGAGAGCACGTATAGAGGATACATAGCATTTTTCTCAATCTAGAGGCACCACTTGGTGGGGTTGAAGGATCATGATAACTATATGTTTTATTTAAACTCTATACACCTCTGGCATAAACTAATATACTAATTATTTAATAGTTacctaaataaataaatttaaccaAACAAAAGTGAAAATCGATGCACaattaataatcaattaataataaacttttaaataaaatttaaaaatacagtaaattagtttttaatttgttagactaaattaataaataaatgcaggttaatttttttataattttgatatCTTGAATTTGATAtaatctaatataaaaaaataaaatataaattaatgtgtcaaaattaaatttcgttaatatttgatttcaaaaaaattataaataagtcTCTAATCTTTTATCtcaaagataaataaattattggttaattaaaaatataaaaatattcctCACTTTTTAAAACGTGAAATATCTAAGTCTTTTcgaaaaatttatttatttttatatattttggacaaaaaaatttaaatatttcatattttaaaaactaaagatatttttatatttttaattaattaaaaaaacttatatttttttaaattataaaatttagatcttatttatttatttattttcgttgATTTCTTATTGGCATTAGTGGCTTTCTAATTTTGCTAAGGGGTATCAATCACTTTCCTCAAGTCAAAAGCAACAGAAATTAAGGAATCATCATTATTAACCAGATGAGGAAATTAAAACGTGAGTTGTTTCTCATACAGATGAAAAATCTATTATCTTAGCTTGTTCCCATAGTTTATATATAGGGTTTAGTTATTCGTTCAATTTCTATaatttcattatatttttaattagagtcttacatatttttttaattaaatctctatatattatatcaaattttataattaaatttttaccgtaaaaaatattaaaattaataaaatattatgttatataaaACGAATATATCTAATActtaattgaatattttatttatttaataaaatattttattaattttaatatttttattatgataaaaatttaattataaaatttaatataatatataaatttaattgaaagaaataaaaaatttaattaaaaatttagtgtAATCATATGAATAGACAAAATAATGAAATCTTTATTAATGATGAGTTGATATAGCAGTATATTGAGGGAACCATTATCATTATTGAACTTAATCACCTTGATATCACAACCAATCttagttttatatttatttttaggtTAACAGTGTTATCAATTATTGATGCCAGTGAATAATTTAGAAGAACAGTAAGATTCATATCTCTTTATCTCTTGGATAATATTATATAGATAATTACTTTGGACACTGAATTAAAATAACAATGATAAAACAGTAATAATGAAAGGGATTGAAGGACACATGGGGAACGAAGATGGAGAGAGTAACACTTTGGTATATGTATTTGATAACTCAAATTGACCCTAAATCACAAAAGGATTTTTTGTGTAGATTGATGTTACACTTTCCACAAGTTACATCTCAAATCGATCGTTAAGAACTTTTCCTTTTGGTGTGAGGCGAAAAAAAAGTGTAATGGCTTGGTGAAAAATGAATGGggagaagaaaataaataaaaaaattataactaaaTGTAATTATTGTTTAGtattatttgattatattaacATATATTATGTGATgatttatgtaaaaaataatatgtAGAAATCATATCTgcgattatatatatatcattttcCTTGTACAAATTAGAATGAGTAATATGTTTTTTTTGGTACTGGAGTGATGTTTTTTTAGTTGCTCACGGTAACTTCGAGTCCAATAGGTGAAGAGCAATCTGTCCCAGATCTGAGTTATATTTAAAAGTCTATTGCtagtcaataaattattacatGTACAAGATCACATTCAAACTCAACATGGCTAGCCCACATCACAGTTTTACACTTTCCACTCTCCTCCATTCTTCTAAATTATGTTTtactcctctttttttttttgctcataaatatttcataatttattttaaggCTTCAATTTTATGGTTCGGGCTTCAGGCTTACAAATATACATtgaaattttgatattataagCTCAAATTCTAGATTGGATTGGATTATTACCATGGATATTAGGATTGATATCAAGTAAATAAAGTGAGAAAATGAGCAACTTTTATTATGAACTGGTcgcattaaataaaaattaaaaattcaatagtgattttctcttcttttttttccgAATATTCTGTTTCTCATAAAATTAATGTGTGAAATGTTACATTATACATCAATAATGAGTTATGTGGTTGATgatgataatattttttattcttcaaGTGAATTAATCAATGACAGGTTTCGGTCTATGTAATTCATATGGATAAAGGTGATATATCATTTCCATTATTGGTCAATAATAGCCTTCTCTCTATTTTGTGACTAGCATTCTGTGAAGGATTTATCAAACCAGGTTAAGGAatcataaaagaaaattttgtaTTGAAATTGTTCtttaatgtattaaatataacaaaaacttCAAATTTTTCCTATTCAATGCTTCCtttaaatataacaaaaacttCATTAGTGTTAGCAAAACTCCTCTATCAATTACCACAACATTTAGCTTTCTGGTATATATATGTTGCATCGAAGAACTCTGAATTAGTTAGTTTAAATAGTCGAAGATTTAACAGCAATTCTTAAATATTGCAGATTAAACAAGATATAATGAGAAAGAATCTAATAGAGACAAACAAAAGACAGAGAAAAGAAATTACCCACTTTCAAAGGTCAAAGTGAACCCAATTTTTTCATTCCAAATTCAAGAATTTGCCAAACCTCCCCAAATAGGATTCGTGTGTTTCTTCTGTTTGGAGTTCAATTAAGGAAACATTTGAAAGCTCACTTATGTTGGAAGTTTATACATTTGTATTACAGCTAATGTGATTTATTTAACCTAATTAGAGATAATAGTTAGTTAGATTGATGTACTCCTGTACTcctatgtatatatatatatatatactttacTTGTAAACAAATACCAGTAATGAATTCACAATTCTTTCTCACTTTGCATCCCAATAAGTTGggactaaaaaatattaaagtagaaaaataaCCATTTACACCAAAGTAAAGTAATCTAGACAAAATTTGAGAGTATAAATAAATTCTCTTAATGCTACAAGCTCTGAATAGTACAACAAACTCTTCtataataaaagaagagaatcacTTCAAAATGAAGCAACTTCCTTAGAGCTCCTGGCTAGCAATTATAGTATACACTAGTACACATGAACTTGTATTTTTCAGCAGAAACTGCTTCTGCAAAACTGAAAATttgttagaattaattaatgattatgAAAATAATCCGGTTTCTTGGTTACAAGTTCATTTTGAAAAGAAGAGGGTCCTCACTCCTCTGAAGCATCTTACCTAAGCATGCTTTAAGAGCCATTCCAGTGTCTAAACTTGCATATTCCACGACGATCTTCTACAAAAGAATTGCGAATAGACTGCAACATGGCTCGTACAGCAGGAACACAAGTCAATTCCTCGTGTTGCTCCTGAGAAAATAAGTTTAATTTACGATTTAACAACCGAACAGATCACGGTTACCTGAAAGCGACAAAGCAAAATAGAGAAATACCATTTCGGCAAGCCTGTCCTCGAATGACCCAGCATTTGCATCAGCACGCATGAATATCTTCCGATAGGCTGCTTTGAGGCTCCTGATCTGGATTATTAAACAAGAGAAAAGTTTAGTTGCACTTAAAATAATTGAAGACcagtaattttaaaatttttgttagtATAACCTCTGCAGTGCTGAATCCACGTCGAGTCAGGCCCACTAAATTTAGACCCCGAAGCTCCGCTCTTTCTCCGGCTACCATCGTGTACTTTGGGACATCTTGTGAAACCTTCATTTATGTAAGAACATGACATTGTAGTTGCACACCTGAGTAATGTTAAATCATTTGGCATGGTAACAGTATTTGCTTTAACAAGTTATACAAGGAAAATTCGATATCAATAATATAGCAGGCCCAGTTTAATCAACTTTCTATTAATCATCCCGATGAGCAAGAATGCTCTATTGAATTCCAAAATCAAGAACAACCAGATTCCTCATACAATACTTACTAATCACAGCCTTCATAAACTTTTTTCTAATTGGCTTAGATGTTGTATACTATCCTTACATGATATCATaacaatcatattttttttgttacaaacaGAAAAATTCGAAACGATGAGATTCAAAGTAAAACGTACCACAGAACCACCaccaagaaaagagaaagagccaAGATGGCAGAATTGATGAACAACCGTAGCTCCTGCAGTGTGAACATAGTCCTACAtatgaaaaacattaattattttCCAATCCCCGCTTCATACACAGGAAATTAACCAAAGAAAATTTATCATGAAAGGTAGCGTAGGTTATGAATAGGGCTTACTTCCACCACAACATGCCCAGCTAGAAGAGTATTATTCGCTAAAATGTTGTTGTTACCGATCTTGCAATCATGAGCAATATGACAAGATCCCATGATCAAATTGCAATCACCAATAACCTAGTCATATGAAGACGGTAAGAGTGTAAAAGGGTATATATGTGTGCATCTGTGAAATATTTTCTCCGAAAGCAATTTACTAAAGCCATTGTCTTACAGTCTTATCGGTTGACTTGGAAGAGCGGTGTATTGAAGTATGTTCCCGAATATCGTTATTATCTCCAATTTCCAGGAAACAttcatcctctagctacagggtAAGTAAAATTTAGAAAACTTATTATATTCCCAAAATAAGGAAAACATGAATTACAGGACTTTGCCACATATAACATTTGTGAACACACTGAAATTGATTCATAATATGGATGCCGTAATATTAATAGTACAATAGAAAATGACAATTGACAAAATGATAACacaacattattaaaaaaaatccccAAACTAATTAATCTGAAACATACCTTGTATTTCAAATCTTGACATTTGACACCAATCACAGCATGATGCCCGATGATGTTATTGTTTCCAATGACGGTACATCCAGGATAATCATCACCAACAATAGCACCACTGCCAAACAGAATTCCCCAAACAATATTATGATCATGTAATCGATGAAAGCAAACTactcagaagaagaaaaacttAGAAGAACATAATAGGATAACATTGAACTCACGCCATCATCATACAATTGTCCCCTATATATGTATTTCCAAAAATATGGCTTCCAGGATGCAGTTGACAACCATTCCCCAACTTCGCGGAGGGACTCACAGTACAAAAAGGTCCAATGGAAACCCCCTAAGCATAACAAGAAGAGACCCAACGAAAACTTAAAAGTGAATATATGAGTGCACAGCAAATTCGCATTGATATCAAATGAAGACCGCAAAACACAATAATAAAGTAAACAACAATGCAAACTACAGGTACATATTAAGTGTCCAGAACGAACACCAAGCTCTTTACCTTAATACCATTATGCTTCATTCTTTTTACTTTCTGAATTGCACATCAGAAGGCAGAAGCTGTCTGTCTTTTTTATGGTAAAAAAACAGACCATGAATTCATGTTTGGATACACTTCTTCTAAACTACAAATAATCTCCGCATCCCGTTCAAATCTTATGGTTTGACTAACAGAAGCAATTAAACAAACAAGTGGTGACCAGTGACCAGTACCACAAAAAACAGGGACAGAGTCTAATAGAACACAAATTAAGGTCCAAATCAAACAATTCTCATTCAAACGATATGATCTCCCTAACAATAGTGAATTCACTACTGGTATTTGCTTACAAgtaaagtatatatatatatatatatatatatacaggaGTACATCAATTTAAGTATCTAACTAACTAATATCTCCAATTAGCTTAAATAAATCACATTAGGTGTAATAAACTAGGATAATGGAGAAAAGGATGAAACTTTGGTAGAACACTAGAACCccaataaaagaagaagaagtaccTGGCCGATGAGAGCATTGGGATGAACAATTGCGGTGGGGTGAATGAAGCATGGGTTTGTGGCAGTGTTGGAAGAGTGGACATTAACACTTTGCTCCTCCTCTGCAAAACCTGCAAAAACATGACACAGCACAGCAAAGAAGTGGCACAATCAAAGAGAGAGAAAACCATAATAAGAACCCaacaaggaagaagaaaacAGAGTCAAGGTTGGTGATAGAGAGAGAGTAAAGTGATGGTTTACCGGAGAAGAAGCGTGGGTGGAACACTGAACTTGGGAGGATGCGGCTGCGGCGGCTGCTGAGAGCGGTGAGTTTAAGGAACAACGACGACATCATTTAGTTTCAGTAGATGCTGCAAGCTAGCAACTACCATCTACtacttgaattttgttttgacTAAATTACAATTTACAATTTTACACCAttatttcttcctttctttttcttttttgttttaaaaaaaattgatatcattttatatgaatttattAATCATTTATCAACATTTTAGGGTAGTACTAATATACCCTTAAGTCAGGTTTTTGTTTGAACTTTGAACTTTATTAAATggtaaattattaatttattttctttattaaaaagatatgagatTCAAATTCACCTCAATATTTTTTAGAAGATGATAAAATTGTATCTCGTTAGTCAtcgaaaaatatatatttatcactttatatatatatatattacaagttataaaagtataaaaatacaTTGTTTAAAAGTTGTATTTAAATATCCTTTATAACCTAAAAGTATTAGGTTCATAATCCAGaaattttgtaatatatttAGTTGGAAATTGTAATATTTtactaattcaaattaattattttaaaatttaaaaaatttaaaactaattattcaaacatattttttcatcataaatgataataaaaatgaGATAAAAAAAGCAACTGAATATATtgagaataaataaatatttcaCTTTTACCTTAATAATAATATCGATAATATTAGAAAGACAAAAaacaatcaaattaaatttatcttatttaatatttatttattatagaatatattaaataaagtcaaaaataataaattttaaattttttttgctaatattttttttttgtcattaaacATTTGCTTAATAACACTATCTCTTGAAAAGTTGAACGAACAGGGAATATAGTAATTTAATAGAAACAAATGTAGAGTGCTAAGAAGGGGCATTTCGGTGATATAACAAACacaacatatataataatataaaataaaatatatatatatatatatatatataaatgtgCACTAACTAGTTAGCAACGGTCATATGATATCTCATCAAAATCAAAAACAAATCAGTGCAGTGAAGTGAATGACGGCGCAGCTCAATAAATGGTGGTAGTAGTGCCAAATCAGGATCACCATCATTCCTCCTTCATCTTCAAAAGGCTCAAGAGGGAGGAATGCAGCCACACCAAACATGATTCTATCTTCTCCAAATGGAAGGTTCTTCATACAGTATTACATATTTACAAAACACAAAATTGCTTATTTCAAAGGAATTTGATCAATTTTGTTGCTGAATTGTTGCAGATTTTAATTGGTGCTTCCGATTGGGAAGATCATTCAAAGGGAAAAGAAGGATGTGCAAGATACAGGATCCATAACCTGCCAGAAAAAGCTTGTCCAGGTGTATATGAGCTTGGAATAGCTGTGTCATCAAGGAATGATTTGGGGAGGCAAATTTACAAACTTGCCCCTGAGTGTGTAGTTGTGACTTACCTTGGAGAAACTGATAATGTAAGGGATAGGCTGCAATGCTATGGCAGAGATGGATCTCATTTGCACAGCAAAACTTCTCTTCAATACTCAATTTATGATTCTCTCCAAAAGAAGAGGCCATTGTTTCAGGAGATCTTTTCACAGGGATACCCTATTGTTTATAGATGGGTTGCTGTAAGTGTTTTCTTACACATTTTATTTCAACTTTTTCAATCCTTAGGTTCTCCTATTCTTAAAGTCTTTGGTGCTATGTCGATGTGTTGCTTGATAATATGTCTAAAAGGAAGactctttctttgtttctttttttttttttaaattattattttagggTCAATAGTTCTCAATCTCATAGTTTAATCAGCATGAACATTCATAGTCACAAGTGTCTCAGATGAAAATTCTTAGTTATCAAATATTGGGATAGAAATCTACAATTAATATGAAAAAACCTATGAGAAATTTAACAGACGTTTGAATAAGGTTAAATGGTTCTCTACTTCTCTTAGTCCCTACaccattttaaatttaataattagatTCTTATCGTACAAAAAATGTtagaattaataattttttttttaaattaaaaatactcATATTTAAGAGCTAAATCTCTATACTTAAATGTTGtctcattttttaaatattctattaattctAACGTTTTTAACATGGCAaagacttaattacaaaattcaAAACGACGTAAGAATCTATTTGAAAGCTTTTAAATTATAAGgacttaattataaatttggtGAAATTATAGGACTAAAAGAGTATTTTAACATTTGAATAATGCAATCTTTTTAACTACAATGATTATTACTGTTTTGATGAACAGATGAACAATAAAGAAGAGGCCAAGAGAATAGAGTCTCAGCTGCTCAAAACATTTGATTATGCATGGAATATAAGCAGTAATGGTTGCCGACGGCCAAACGATATTCTTCAAAAGATAAACAAGATTTCTTCCAGCACAAGAACAATCTCAGATAAGGCCAGGGAGCTCCTACCTTTCACCCGAAAACAAGTCGGTATCCGAATCAAAgtggatgaagaagaagaagacagtgaTGGCATCTACAGTTTCCTATCTAGGGTGTTCAAATTCAACAAATCAAGGCCTAAGAAAGTCGAAAATATCGTCATTGCCAATCAGCAGGATGCTGTAATTTGTGGGGTGGCTTTAGGTGATGGTTCTGTCTGTATAAATACACCAGCTGAAAGAAGAAAGAGGTGTCCTCAACACAAAGGAATGAGAATTAATAATGTGTCCCCTGCCAAAGCATTTGTATCCCCAAAATCAAAGAGCAATTTGGTTCCAGAAATCAATAAGTTTATGGACCAAAATGTTAGCAATGATGATGTACAAGACATTCCAAAAAAACCAGTTGGAGAGAGTAGTAGTAAAACCAATATATGTGGAATCATATTGTATGATGGTTCACCTTGTAGAAGAGTACCGGTTAAAGGAaggaaaaggtgccaagagcataaaggaaagaaaatttatGCCAAGCAGAAGATGATTTAAGGATTTGGTGATTTGTTCTGTTGTTGTATAAGGTAACTTGTTAGATTATGTTTAATGTCCAAAAGGAAAGTGAGTCAACACAAGAAAATGTGAGGACATCAAGTCCTAATTCTGTTGGTTGACAAAATATAGAGGAAAATAATGTATTTAATGTTTCATGTTGTTGTAATATGAATTGTATTTGGTGTTTTACATTGTTTTATAAATTCAATGTTAAATCTGTTGTTGTTTTAGAAAATTCTTCGCTCTTAGAGAATTAGAAATTTTCAAACTCAGTAGTTAAGTAGAGTAATAAGAAGGAATGTGCATTCAGCTAATGCTAATATCACAAAACTCTATTTTAATTAGTCCATGATAGATACAGGTTATATTGTATTTGTAAAATTTATTGTTGCTGAATAAGCATTTTAGAAATCTAAATTATtgatatatttatctttttcgaAATTAAAATAGTAACACAGAATATTTATCCTTTTGAGTGTAGTCTTTTTTCAAACTCTGCGCTAACACAAGATGCTTATCTATCAAGTTATTCTTTTTTAAATCTAAAATAGTAATAtaagtatataaaatatatgatatTTCATATAATAACAATGATTTTATTTAAAGCAAGAAATAATTATGTGTAAaagatattataaaatatatgttatttttttcaataaaaaaagcCATATTGAGACTATCTTACAACACTGTTTTAGTATGTGAAAACAAATTGTGAATGAACATATTAACATAATGTAGAATGTGAAATAGaagaaagttttttttttttttttcattaggGGAGATCCACTGCACAAATCTAAATATGTGTAAAGATATTATCGGatctaaattttttactttttatcaCTTCAAATTacataatttaaaagttgaattaatatttaaattaatttgtgaaATTACTCGCACTTTATTATGATACTCAAAATTTCACTTTATTAAATTTGATCTCTCAATTTATCATTTATAATTTaagttagtttttaattatatttctgTCAGAAAACTGTTAATGAcgtataatttaaatttttatcttaatttactttttaagaagttcttaaaatttttaaataaaattaaaactttaaatgttttgtaaggaataaattgaaataaaaaaaaatttattattattttaaataatcattaaaaattttaaccGAATAGTTATCACTTTATTTGATTGTTTGGTTAATTATTatgtgataaaaataaaattaaagactaacctaaattataaatactaaGTTGGATgactaaattttataattagtaaatattatcatttttaGTTAGCACttgattaataataatttacactcatatttattgatattttgtacatataaaatatataatttacacttttatttatcaaaattttatatatatgaaataatACAATTTATACCTATGTTTTTTTAGAATTTGCATACATGAATTAGTAaaatttaggtttaattattctattaatttttagttttaccaaatttttaattaagtctctataattttttttaattggttcttatactacttttaattttattattaggttctttctaatacaaaaaatattaaagttaattgaatatttcttcataaattaaaagtattcataattaaaattttaattagattttttaccGCAtctattttaagaaaaatattctattaattttaacattttttatataaaaaaatataattataaaattaaaaataatataaaaatttaattaaaaaatataaaaataaataaaaatttaataaaattataaaaataattaaataattaaatctaaaatttatatattaaaaataatttaatatttatattgatTACATAATAACCAAAAATACTAAGTACTTATTTAggtgtaattaaattaataaaaaaaactttttaataaaaaaatattttttattttttaatatatttaataaatttttaataataaaaaaatactaaaagaataaaaatatttttttaaaaattacaatttatattttttataaaaattaaaaaaaatatcttctacataataaataaataaaaaaatattttatataattatattttaacctaattaataaacaaaaaaatattttacataaattatttaaatataaaattatttttatacttctacaaaaaattttaaaaaaattatctaaaaattttttttcttaaaaccTCACTCAAAGGTCTTAGAATTACAGGCTCCACGGTCTCTCATTGAATAAATCAAAATTTGGAGAGAAGCAAGAGTGTAAACTGAAGGAGATATGAGTATTAAGTGTTACCTCTTGAAAAGTTTGGGATGTTATATGCAAGAGTAGCCTATCCGTTTGATTTCGATATCCGATAGTATTATTCTGCAATACAGCCTTCAAAATCAGAACTCCATGGAGCTCAAACTCCACTCATCAATGGCGTCACTGGCACCCGTTCCCCGCAAATTAAACACCGTCGTCTCATCCTATTCCAAATTCCCGCACTTCTTTCCTCCGAAGCCCTCCAATTGCTCTCTCCCTTCCACTCCTCTATGCTCCTACGCCGTTCCGGATTCCAAGAACCCCACCGCCAACAGCAACAAGGTCCAACCCCGCCGTAAAAACGCCACCCCCATCGGTCGTTTCGCTCAAAAGACCCAAACTTCACGAAAGGAGCATCTTCCCAGCGAACCAAAACCCAAACTTGATAATACTCATAATAGGGTCGACCAGAACCGCCAAAACGCGCTGTTTGATGCAACCACCCTGAATGTTAATTTGATCGAGTTGTGCGAAGAGGGTAAGCTTGCTGAAGCTTTGGAACTCATGGGTCAAGGTTCTGTTGCTGATTATGGTGTTTTTCTCGCCATGTTGAATTTGTGCGAGGGTACGAGGTCGCTTGAGTATGGGAAAAGGGTTCATGAATTCTTGAGAAGATCGAGGTTTCGAGGGGAGGTTGAATTGAACAATAGGTTGATTGGAATGTATGGGAAATGTGGTAACATGAATATTGCACGCAAGGTGTTTGATCGAATGCCAGAGAGAAACATGAGTTCTTGGCACTTGATGATCATTGGATACACTGAAAATGGAGCTGGTGATGATGCTTTGTTGGTTTTTCAGGAGATGAAGGAGGCAGGGATACGGCCTGAGAGTGAAACTTTTGCATTGGTTTTGGCTGCGTGTGCAAGGGAAGAAGCTGTAGAGGAAGGATTATTGCACTTTGAATCAATGAAGGAGTATGGAATTGTTCCCACCATGGAGCATTACATGGAGGTCATTAACATTCTGGGTAATGCCGGTCAGTTGAATGAAGCTGAGGAGTTCATTGAGAGTAAGCCATTTCAGCCTGAAGATGACATTTGGGAGGCTCTCCGAAATTTTGCTAGGATTCATGGAGATATGGATCTTGAGGATCGTGCGGAGGAGTTATTGGCATTTCTCAATCCTTCAAAGGCCATTGCTGATAAGCTTCCAACACCTCCAAGGAAGAAACAGTCTGCAATTAACATGCTAGAGGAGAAGAATAGAGTGGCCGAGTATCGGTGTGCCGTTCCGTATAAAGAGGCTGATGAGAAATTGAAGGGTTTGAGTGGCCAGATGAGGGAAGCAGGTTATGTGCCTGATACAAGATATGTTCTCCATGACATTAAtgaggaagaaaaagagaaggcCTTGCAATATCATAGCGAGCGATTGGCCATTGCTTATGGTCTAATCAGCACTCCCCCGAGAACTACACTTCGGATAATAAAGAATCTGCGTATTTGTGGTGACTGCCACAATGCAATCAAAATCATGTCGAAGATCGTCGGACG
The genomic region above belongs to Arachis stenosperma cultivar V10309 chromosome 5, arast.V10309.gnm1.PFL2, whole genome shotgun sequence and contains:
- the LOC130979618 gene encoding pentatricopeptide repeat-containing protein At2g15690, mitochondrial-like, which gives rise to MELKLHSSMASLAPVPRKLNTVVSSYSKFPHFFPPKPSNCSLPSTPLCSYAVPDSKNPTANSNKVQPRRKNATPIGRFAQKTQTSRKEHLPSEPKPKLDNTHNRVDQNRQNALFDATTLNVNLIELCEEGKLAEALELMGQGSVADYGVFLAMLNLCEGTRSLEYGKRVHEFLRRSRFRGEVELNNRLIGMYGKCGNMNIARKVFDRMPERNMSSWHLMIIGYTENGAGDDALLVFQEMKEAGIRPESETFALVLAACAREEAVEEGLLHFESMKEYGIVPTMEHYMEVINILGNAGQLNEAEEFIESKPFQPEDDIWEALRNFARIHGDMDLEDRAEELLAFLNPSKAIADKLPTPPRKKQSAINMLEEKNRVAEYRCAVPYKEADEKLKGLSGQMREAGYVPDTRYVLHDINEEEKEKALQYHSERLAIAYGLISTPPRTTLRIIKNLRICGDCHNAIKIMSKIVGRELIVRDNKRFHHFRDGKCSCGDYW
- the LOC130982631 gene encoding protein EFFECTOR OF TRANSCRIPTION 2-like is translated as MVVVVPNQDHHHSSFIFKRLKREECSHTKHDSIFSKWKILIGASDWEDHSKGKEGCARYRIHNLPEKACPGVYELGIAVSSRNDLGRQIYKLAPECVVVTYLGETDNVRDRLQCYGRDGSHLHSKTSLQYSIYDSLQKKRPLFQEIFSQGYPIVYRWVAMNNKEEAKRIESQLLKTFDYAWNISSNGCRRPNDILQKINKISSSTRTISDKARELLPFTRKQVGIRIKVDEEEEDSDGIYSFLSRVFKFNKSRPKKVENIVIANQQDAVICGVALGDGSVCINTPAERRKRCPQHKGMRINNVSPAKAFVSPKSKSNLVPEINKFMDQNVSNDDVQDIPKKPVGESSSKTNICGIILYDGSPCRRVPVKGRKRCQEHKGKKIYAKQKMI
- the LOC130982594 gene encoding probable acyl-[acyl-carrier-protein]--UDP-N-acetylglucosamine O-acyltransferase, mitochondrial, whose translation is MMSSLFLKLTALSSRRSRILPSSVFHPRFFSGFAEEEQSVNVHSSNTATNPCFIHPTAIVHPNALIGQGVSIGPFCTVSPSAKLGNGCQLHPGSHIFGNTYIGDNCMMMAGAIVGDDYPGCTVIGNNNIIGHHAVIGVKCQDLKYKLEDECFLEIGDNNDIREHTSIHRSSKSTDKTVIGDCNLIMGSCHIAHDCKIGNNNILANNTLLAGHVVVEDYVHTAGATVVHQFCHLGSFSFLGGGSVVSQDVPKYTMVAGERAELRGLNLVGLTRRGFSTAEIRSLKAAYRKIFMRADANAGSFEDRLAEMEQHEELTCVPAVRAMLQSIRNSFVEDRRGICKFRHWNGS